One Fibrobacter sp. DNA window includes the following coding sequences:
- a CDS encoding lamin tail domain-containing protein — protein sequence MQIPKVNKATLFKTATAALCAATIWNCGNDKSIQSSEVMVEGNIANVALKLDYATTPLLDSLVLDCYGADTLHYVHSTEDAAFSMELFPSDHWSFKAKIYANGTLMQVGELETKLEAGSTVNLNIKMHAIVGFVYIDVPLGLHNEAGIHSGEMKLTSKSENYTIPMEFSANRGVFKSNSLKLGETYNITIALKDSNNKTIYELSDTFDLTEDSPVPSLQLKSLRAQVDLAIQAAADKNIELSLPLPAGYRKPKAEEILITEYFSAPSTNDTTQFEFVEIYNGSLDTLILDDCSLGITSSSSTKHFPLTVSEIAPSQVIVLGNPNGKNTPPLFVNTDGWVDMGNSKGQVILKCDGITLDSLYYSSTPDSLHTNVVPAMGSSKYGSSGQLNIDRWESRQDSSAWCLGTPTPGKLSFCD from the coding sequence ATGCAAATACCAAAAGTAAACAAGGCTACGTTGTTCAAAACAGCAACTGCAGCCCTTTGCGCCGCAACCATCTGGAATTGTGGCAACGACAAGTCCATACAAAGTAGCGAAGTCATGGTAGAAGGCAACATCGCAAATGTCGCCTTAAAACTGGATTACGCAACCACGCCCTTGCTGGACAGTCTTGTACTGGACTGCTATGGCGCAGACACTTTGCACTACGTCCATTCCACGGAGGACGCGGCTTTCAGCATGGAACTGTTCCCTAGCGACCACTGGAGTTTCAAGGCGAAAATCTACGCCAACGGAACTCTTATGCAAGTAGGCGAACTTGAGACCAAGCTCGAGGCAGGATCCACCGTCAATCTCAACATCAAGATGCACGCCATCGTTGGGTTCGTCTACATCGACGTTCCCTTGGGCCTGCATAACGAAGCCGGCATTCACAGCGGCGAAATGAAACTCACCTCGAAGAGCGAAAACTACACCATCCCCATGGAATTTTCTGCAAACCGAGGTGTATTCAAAAGCAACAGCCTTAAGCTTGGAGAAACCTACAATATTACCATCGCACTAAAGGATTCCAACAACAAGACAATCTACGAACTGTCCGACACGTTTGACCTCACCGAAGACAGCCCCGTACCCAGCCTCCAGCTGAAATCCTTGCGTGCCCAGGTGGACCTAGCCATTCAGGCGGCGGCAGATAAAAACATCGAGTTGTCTCTTCCGCTGCCAGCCGGTTACCGAAAGCCCAAGGCCGAAGAAATCCTCATCACGGAATACTTCTCCGCACCAAGTACCAACGACACGACCCAGTTCGAATTCGTGGAAATTTACAACGGCAGCCTGGACACATTGATTCTTGACGACTGTAGCCTGGGCATCACCAGTTCATCGTCCACCAAGCACTTCCCCCTGACCGTGAGCGAAATTGCCCCAAGCCAAGTTATCGTTCTCGGCAATCCCAACGGAAAGAATACTCCACCCCTATTCGTCAATACCGACGGATGGGTGGACATGGGCAACAGCAAGGGACAGGTCATATTGAAGTGCGACGGAATCACACTGGATTCCCTTTACTATTCCAGCACACCGGACTCTCTCCACACCAACGTGGTCCCCGCCATGGGTTCCAGCAAGTACGGAAGCAGCGGCCAGCTGAACATAGACCGATGGGAAAGTAGACAAGACTCCAGTGCCTGGTGCTTGGGCACGCCAACCCCAGGAAAACTATCCTTCTGCGATTAA
- a CDS encoding peptide chain release factor-like protein, with translation MHRDTYLKMTLDELLRACTLKGYQGSGPGGQHRNKTNTGVLLTLREFNLEIKSCEGRSALENKTHALHRMQMALALQVREEPANPEMRFPGSNGHIQPSNPQFPLFIAHVFDIMCSKGGDTKAAAAAFGISPSALVKILRQDKACAAKLQGNRQENGQKKLHL, from the coding sequence ATGCATCGCGATACCTACCTTAAAATGACTCTCGACGAACTTTTGCGAGCCTGCACCCTCAAAGGGTACCAGGGCAGCGGTCCCGGTGGCCAGCACCGAAACAAGACAAATACGGGAGTCTTGCTTACACTTCGTGAATTCAATTTAGAAATCAAATCCTGCGAAGGGAGAAGCGCCTTGGAAAATAAGACCCATGCACTGCATAGAATGCAGATGGCCTTGGCTTTACAAGTTCGCGAAGAGCCTGCAAACCCGGAAATGCGCTTTCCCGGAAGCAACGGGCACATTCAACCGTCCAATCCGCAGTTTCCCCTTTTCATAGCCCATGTTTTTGACATCATGTGTTCCAAGGGCGGCGACACCAAGGCCGCAGCAGCAGCTTTTGGCATTTCCCCCAGTGCCCTGGTAAAAATTCTCCGCCAAGACAAAGCCTGCGCCGCCAAACTTCAAGGCAATCGCCAGGAAAATGGCCAAAAGAAATTGCATTTGTAG
- a CDS encoding C25 family cysteine peptidase: MKILSSYIRFVAAMALLAMPSFAAKIVEDSRTKFILDDEVLESSTHACENGSKKEGRYLPERALYLDDNAVPYRNYFVALPSNNAPSVSVIDLKTVALGKAYCKDVPLNYLPVTASTPVYKDGLWITEVRVPLILQQGASASIRKSFRLRVDFNGTANGVNPGKRALSRVENQAGASRFGVSQTTLRKGLRKAAADQMANVSLLAEFILGDKNIATFSEDGVYAVEYKTIRNALASKLRQGELEGVKVDEICLFGASPDTLADMGPNEALRNPNQLFEMPIEIRDHSSDGSSPDGIFGNGDSLIFVGYGNAFWKRFDKEDPSFVNGKMDYFHSYSPYSYYQHFVFGRKVGGKGLRLKDKLKAPAAFGKNVEWMRYVRAEKDVLLRDTYYGRSLNWESSSGKEWFWLWHDRGEVTEVPSSVLNTSETVNLPGMVKDGRQYVGVTFFPHRSLYAMGEGVNQTPDKRLSSKSYEERMSRIRFAFDVNGASADSSTLTLLPAGNYRVDNPNLKSSGNEYSMTMQKNDRQYDRFDGYTVAYQWNPVVDSAEWLLPGAVSGVIKIPVESGVQVMKFKNYQPMGLLSVTDGFAKDSVSADDDVRYLAYREKAYRSTLDVSGLDKKHENVLSDLTSPNSKLEYLIIAPEELLDGAVALAEFRSGGSAVSTIPTTVVAVEDIYRRYTAGRLSPVAIRNYISYVYSVCPNLKYVLLAGAGNYDYRGSNGKLNRNLVPPFEKESAVTEDFYAALDSGEIVGYGTYDLDVAVGRLPVLDMDEFNNYLEKVKEYEKLGVMDYSDWRSTLLMTADDAKNSGKQDNSKHSEVQEFVANAIDSLAARKKQRWNMKKVYLLDYPEDAAGQKKEAADDFINVLNQGALFATYFGHGSKIEWASEGLLKSSYVARLSNKKRYTILGSFSCTVGRFDEGNTRSLSEEFMVASGVGSIASVGATRETFKDTNRSFALTFMLGALSGDNQYLGDALFKTKLTAGTAYSDTRYEYEKYVLIGEPVIKLPQSTLPVKFDQKIDTLKALDKMKLSGSVDGLRDGFVNLVITEGRTEKRLDLQVTKLVSRDSLPPLEVNDTIDVSYEGNLVFSEEIPVKNGRFETEFITPRKLSFGDTAAEMRAWAYSTNSPVVGRDWKNGIVIAGVSSYADSLKDTVPPTIQIQSCYNDGFATDFYNGQEVKLQSPACLQVVVSDSTALDFREQADEGLSLEILGVLDPFHPSPFLEQNSKRAKVRMNFSSEQYPAGKYLFKVRAQDVLGNSSVKMVNLEITEGMVAGLADVFNAPNPMGKKGTNFYFKNLAVNNSSKVNIFIYNQNGKLVQVLKNVESGVHWNGRDMHGRLLANGLYHYVVRSEVSAAGNSGKKTWTKKQKLLISR; encoded by the coding sequence GTGAAAATTTTAAGCTCCTATATTCGTTTTGTTGCTGCGATGGCGTTGCTTGCAATGCCGTCCTTTGCGGCCAAGATTGTTGAAGATTCCAGGACGAAATTTATTCTTGATGACGAAGTCCTGGAGTCTAGCACCCATGCTTGCGAAAATGGCTCAAAGAAAGAAGGACGCTACCTTCCGGAACGCGCACTCTACCTTGATGACAACGCGGTCCCTTACAGAAATTACTTTGTTGCTCTGCCTTCAAATAATGCACCATCAGTTTCCGTAATAGATTTGAAAACGGTTGCCTTGGGCAAAGCCTATTGCAAGGATGTGCCGCTGAATTATTTGCCGGTGACTGCGTCGACTCCGGTTTACAAAGACGGTCTTTGGATAACCGAAGTTCGTGTCCCGCTCATTTTGCAACAGGGTGCTTCTGCTTCGATTCGCAAGAGCTTTAGACTTCGAGTTGATTTCAACGGAACTGCAAATGGCGTCAATCCGGGAAAAAGAGCTCTGTCTCGCGTAGAAAACCAGGCTGGAGCCTCTCGTTTCGGTGTTTCGCAGACGACTCTCCGTAAGGGCCTTCGTAAAGCCGCTGCGGATCAAATGGCTAATGTTTCCCTTCTTGCAGAATTCATTCTTGGTGATAAAAATATTGCCACTTTTTCTGAAGACGGTGTTTATGCCGTAGAATATAAGACCATCCGTAATGCTTTGGCTTCTAAGCTGCGTCAAGGTGAACTTGAAGGCGTCAAGGTGGATGAAATCTGCCTGTTTGGCGCTTCTCCAGATACGTTGGCTGATATGGGACCTAACGAGGCTCTGCGCAATCCTAATCAGCTGTTTGAAATGCCTATTGAAATTAGGGACCACTCCTCTGACGGTTCTTCGCCTGATGGTATTTTCGGTAATGGCGACTCTCTGATCTTTGTGGGCTATGGCAATGCTTTCTGGAAGCGTTTTGATAAGGAGGATCCGTCTTTTGTTAATGGAAAGATGGACTATTTCCATTCTTACTCTCCTTATTCCTACTACCAGCACTTTGTGTTTGGCCGAAAGGTCGGTGGAAAAGGTCTTCGCCTGAAGGATAAGCTTAAGGCTCCTGCAGCATTCGGAAAGAATGTAGAATGGATGCGCTATGTTCGTGCGGAAAAGGATGTTCTTCTTCGTGATACTTATTATGGTCGATCTCTGAATTGGGAGTCTTCTTCCGGCAAGGAATGGTTCTGGTTGTGGCATGACAGAGGTGAAGTCACGGAAGTGCCTTCGTCAGTTTTGAATACCTCGGAAACGGTGAACTTGCCTGGCATGGTCAAGGATGGCCGCCAGTATGTCGGCGTAACATTCTTCCCCCATCGATCCTTGTATGCTATGGGTGAGGGGGTAAACCAGACCCCGGACAAAAGGCTGTCTTCCAAGAGCTATGAAGAGCGAATGAGTAGAATTCGTTTTGCCTTTGATGTGAACGGCGCTTCTGCGGATTCTTCAACATTGACTCTTTTGCCTGCTGGAAATTATAGGGTTGATAATCCTAACTTGAAATCCTCTGGAAATGAATATTCCATGACGATGCAGAAGAACGATCGTCAGTATGACCGCTTTGATGGCTATACTGTAGCGTACCAATGGAATCCTGTCGTGGATAGTGCTGAATGGCTTCTTCCGGGAGCGGTTTCTGGAGTTATTAAAATTCCAGTAGAGTCTGGTGTTCAAGTGATGAAGTTCAAGAATTACCAGCCGATGGGACTTCTCTCTGTGACTGACGGCTTTGCGAAGGACAGTGTTTCTGCAGACGATGACGTCCGCTACCTTGCTTACCGTGAGAAGGCTTATCGTTCGACATTGGACGTTTCGGGCTTGGACAAAAAGCATGAGAATGTGCTTTCCGACTTGACCTCCCCTAATTCAAAATTGGAGTATTTGATTATTGCTCCTGAAGAATTGCTGGACGGTGCTGTTGCCTTGGCCGAATTCCGTTCTGGAGGATCCGCTGTTTCTACAATTCCCACGACGGTTGTAGCCGTTGAGGACATTTATAGGCGCTACACGGCGGGCCGACTTTCCCCGGTGGCAATCCGAAACTACATATCCTACGTTTATTCTGTATGTCCGAACTTGAAATATGTTCTTTTGGCCGGGGCTGGCAATTACGACTATCGTGGCTCAAATGGCAAATTGAATAGAAATCTGGTTCCTCCTTTTGAAAAGGAATCTGCCGTAACGGAAGACTTCTACGCTGCCCTGGATTCGGGTGAAATTGTAGGCTACGGAACTTACGACCTTGATGTTGCTGTTGGTCGTTTGCCTGTGCTTGACATGGACGAATTCAACAATTACCTGGAAAAGGTCAAGGAGTACGAGAAGCTTGGCGTGATGGATTATTCCGATTGGCGTTCAACTTTGCTGATGACCGCAGACGATGCGAAAAATTCCGGTAAACAAGATAACTCCAAACATTCTGAAGTTCAAGAATTCGTTGCCAATGCTATCGATAGTCTGGCTGCGAGAAAGAAGCAGCGTTGGAACATGAAGAAAGTGTATCTCCTGGATTATCCGGAAGATGCTGCTGGCCAGAAAAAGGAAGCCGCAGATGACTTTATAAATGTCCTGAATCAAGGAGCCTTGTTTGCGACCTATTTTGGTCATGGTTCCAAGATTGAATGGGCATCGGAAGGCTTGCTGAAGTCTAGCTACGTCGCTCGACTGAGCAACAAGAAACGCTACACCATTCTTGGTTCGTTCTCTTGTACTGTAGGCCGTTTTGATGAAGGCAATACCCGCTCGCTTTCCGAAGAGTTCATGGTGGCTTCTGGTGTCGGCTCCATTGCTTCTGTTGGTGCGACCCGAGAAACGTTTAAGGATACGAACAGGTCTTTTGCATTGACGTTTATGCTGGGTGCCTTAAGTGGAGACAACCAGTACCTTGGTGATGCTCTCTTTAAAACGAAGCTTACTGCCGGGACCGCTTACTCTGACACTAGATACGAATACGAAAAGTACGTGCTGATTGGGGAACCTGTAATCAAGTTGCCTCAGTCAACTTTGCCCGTGAAGTTCGATCAGAAAATTGATACCCTGAAGGCCTTGGATAAAATGAAGTTGTCAGGCTCTGTCGACGGCCTGCGCGACGGCTTTGTCAATCTGGTTATTACGGAAGGTCGTACGGAAAAGCGCCTGGACCTGCAAGTGACGAAGTTGGTTTCTCGTGATTCGTTGCCCCCGCTTGAGGTGAATGATACCATTGATGTTTCCTATGAAGGAAACTTGGTTTTCTCCGAAGAAATCCCTGTAAAGAACGGTCGCTTTGAAACGGAATTTATTACACCGCGCAAACTTTCTTTTGGTGATACTGCCGCAGAAATGAGGGCTTGGGCTTATTCTACGAACAGTCCTGTTGTTGGCCGTGATTGGAAAAATGGAATCGTGATTGCTGGGGTTTCCTCCTATGCGGATTCTTTGAAGGATACGGTTCCTCCGACGATTCAAATCCAGTCTTGCTACAACGACGGCTTTGCTACGGATTTCTATAACGGCCAGGAAGTAAAGTTGCAGAGCCCCGCTTGCCTGCAGGTCGTTGTTTCTGATTCTACAGCTCTTGACTTTAGGGAGCAGGCCGATGAAGGCTTGTCACTTGAGATCCTTGGCGTCTTGGATCCGTTCCATCCCAGTCCGTTCCTGGAACAGAATTCTAAGCGTGCCAAGGTAAGAATGAACTTCTCTTCGGAACAGTATCCTGCAGGAAAGTACTTGTTTAAGGTTCGTGCGCAGGATGTCCTGGGCAATTCCAGCGTTAAAATGGTGAACCTTGAAATTACCGAAGGTATGGTTGCCGGCCTCGCTGATGTTTTCAATGCGCCCAATCCCATGGGGAAGAAGGGAACGAACTTCTACTTTAAGAATTTGGCCGTAAATAATTCGTCCAAGGTGAACATTTTCATCTATAACCAGAACGGAAAACTGGTACAGGTGTTGAAAAATGTAGAATCCGGCGTTCATTGGAATGGCCGTGATATGCATGGTCGTTTGTTGGCAAATGGTCTTTATCATTATGTTGTGCGCAGTGAAGTTTCTGCTGCCGGAAATTCTGGTAAAAAGACCTGGACAAAGAAACAAAAATTGTTGATTTCGAGGTAA